The proteins below are encoded in one region of Streptomyces ficellus:
- the nucS gene encoding endonuclease NucS has product MRLVIARCSVDYAGRLTAHLPSAPRLILVKADGSVSIHADDRAYKPLNWMSPPCTLKEGDDRVWTVVNKAGEKLIITMEEILHDSSHELGVDPGLIKDGVEAHLQELLADRIETLGDGYTLIRREYPTAIGPVDILCRDADGTTVAVEIKRRGEIDGVEQLTRYLELLNRDPHLAPVKGVFAAQEIKPQARVLATDRGIGCLVLDYDAMRGIEDDKLRLF; this is encoded by the coding sequence ATGCGTCTCGTCATCGCCCGCTGCTCCGTGGACTACGCGGGCCGGCTCACCGCCCACCTGCCCTCCGCACCCCGTCTGATCCTGGTCAAGGCTGACGGCAGCGTGTCCATCCATGCCGACGACCGGGCGTACAAACCGCTCAATTGGATGTCGCCGCCGTGCACCCTCAAGGAGGGCGACGACCGTGTTTGGACGGTCGTGAACAAAGCGGGCGAGAAACTGATCATCACGATGGAGGAAATCCTCCATGACTCGTCGCACGAGCTGGGCGTCGACCCCGGCCTCATCAAGGACGGCGTGGAAGCACACCTCCAGGAGCTGCTCGCCGACCGGATCGAGACACTCGGCGACGGGTACACGCTGATCCGCCGTGAGTACCCGACCGCCATCGGGCCGGTCGACATCCTCTGCCGCGACGCGGACGGCACGACCGTGGCCGTGGAGATCAAGCGGCGCGGCGAGATCGACGGCGTGGAGCAGCTGACCCGCTATCTGGAGCTGCTGAACCGCGATCCCCACCTGGCGCCGGTGAAGGGCGTCTTCGCCGCGCAGGAGATCAAGCCCCAGGCGCGCGTGCTCGCGACGGACCGGGGCATCGGATGCCTGGTGCTGGACTACGACGCGATGCGCGGCATCGAGGACGACAAGCTGCGGCTCTTCTGA
- a CDS encoding ATP-binding protein, with protein sequence MDPINRGPEDFGHDDGRPRTPRDGGPAHAFGQGGTPPGPARTTQLVSGDLLLTVNPIDGSEIEPCPPGRLPEPPGRRTPEERAELSRTSGPPVPPGPAAPPLPLLERQEERERLVRLLSRGRSVRLTGPAGSGRTALLDAVAADCADLAPDGVVRLSGHHRTPTELLYELFATVHRSPAHRPDRAGLQAAVRGIGAVVVLDDLEFGGAALDELLDATPECAFLLAATPDVAAPTADCPLEEVFLPGLERGSALELLERGVDRALTDDEANWAGDLWFESEGLPLRFVQAGALLRQRDELRAGPSGDDDEDSVFTDVREAPLPTLGDGAAPAPVLASRLSEAARETLRFAVALGGEVPHQAHLPALVNDTHADAALGELLRCGLLTPVGTRYRLAPGVMAQLVAKGYDEGAAGRAHTAAHHYAWWVGHPSVGTERVAVEADAVLAALTALVQAAADAGGPGQGGSGAGAAGAADVFGGPAADAADDEDPSRGGGDAEDEEEYAATAVALARSAAPAFAAGLQWGAWERALRTGAEAARHAGEVAEEAYFHHELGVLALCAGNLDRARAELEASIAMRGALADKRGTVAGRRALALVADRERGALPGGRTASGEEVPAARYEESASPPGGVPAGVPLQKAAGLPGIGGGAAETLVAHQEPPAPEARPAARRTILSGARRNLVAAGAGAVLAAVLGTMVTLGATSGGGENGKDGTGRVTSDQPAGGDSGSGGADADEPGQGSTRDPGDGGGDSGGTGGSGPGSGTSGAPGSADPGETGTGTPSTPSGDPSAATGGTTTGGGSPTTTGGSSSPATGGSGSPTTGGSSSPTTGGSSSPTTGGSSSPTTGGSSSPTTGGSSSPTTGGTDPTGGSTTGDPSGGSTTGDPTGGSTTGDTTGGSTTGDPTGGGAGGGTSSGGTETGGAGGATQSAPATSSGPSPSGTDA encoded by the coding sequence ATGGACCCGATCAACCGGGGACCGGAAGACTTCGGCCACGACGACGGCCGCCCGCGCACCCCGCGCGACGGCGGCCCCGCGCACGCGTTCGGGCAGGGCGGCACCCCGCCGGGCCCCGCCCGCACCACCCAACTCGTCTCCGGCGACCTCCTGCTCACCGTCAACCCGATAGACGGCAGCGAGATCGAACCGTGCCCGCCCGGACGCCTGCCCGAACCGCCCGGCCGCCGCACCCCCGAGGAGCGCGCCGAGCTGTCCCGCACGTCCGGCCCGCCCGTACCGCCCGGCCCCGCCGCTCCGCCACTGCCGCTCCTGGAGCGCCAGGAGGAACGCGAGCGGCTCGTCCGGCTGCTGTCCCGGGGCCGCTCCGTACGCCTCACCGGCCCGGCCGGCTCCGGGCGCACCGCGCTGCTCGACGCCGTCGCCGCCGACTGCGCCGACCTCGCCCCCGACGGTGTGGTCCGCCTCTCCGGCCACCACCGCACCCCCACCGAGCTGCTGTACGAACTGTTCGCCACCGTGCACCGCTCACCGGCCCACCGCCCCGACCGCGCCGGGCTCCAGGCCGCCGTCCGGGGCATCGGCGCCGTCGTCGTCCTGGACGACCTGGAGTTCGGCGGCGCCGCGCTGGACGAGCTGCTCGACGCCACCCCCGAGTGCGCGTTCCTGCTCGCCGCCACGCCCGACGTCGCCGCGCCCACCGCCGACTGCCCCCTCGAAGAGGTCTTCCTCCCCGGGCTGGAGCGCGGCTCCGCGCTGGAGCTGCTGGAGCGCGGTGTCGACCGCGCCCTGACCGACGACGAGGCGAACTGGGCCGGCGACCTCTGGTTCGAGTCCGAGGGCCTGCCGCTGCGCTTCGTCCAGGCCGGCGCCCTGCTGCGGCAGCGCGACGAACTGCGCGCCGGCCCGTCCGGCGACGACGACGAGGACAGCGTCTTCACCGACGTCCGCGAGGCACCGCTGCCGACCCTCGGCGACGGCGCGGCGCCCGCCCCGGTGCTGGCGTCCCGGCTCTCCGAGGCCGCCCGCGAGACCCTGCGCTTCGCGGTCGCGCTCGGCGGGGAGGTGCCGCACCAGGCGCACCTGCCGGCGCTCGTCAACGACACCCACGCGGACGCCGCGCTCGGCGAGCTGCTGCGCTGCGGGCTGCTGACCCCGGTCGGCACCCGCTACCGGCTCGCCCCGGGGGTCATGGCCCAGCTCGTGGCCAAGGGCTACGACGAGGGCGCCGCCGGCCGCGCCCACACTGCCGCCCACCACTACGCCTGGTGGGTCGGCCACCCGTCGGTCGGCACCGAGCGGGTGGCCGTCGAGGCGGACGCCGTACTGGCCGCGCTGACGGCGCTCGTGCAGGCCGCCGCGGACGCCGGCGGGCCGGGCCAGGGCGGGTCCGGTGCGGGAGCGGCCGGGGCGGCGGACGTCTTCGGCGGGCCGGCCGCCGACGCCGCGGACGACGAAGACCCCTCCCGCGGCGGGGGCGACGCGGAGGACGAGGAGGAGTACGCCGCCACCGCGGTCGCCCTCGCCCGCAGCGCGGCGCCCGCGTTCGCGGCCGGGTTGCAGTGGGGCGCCTGGGAGCGGGCGCTGCGGACCGGCGCGGAGGCCGCGCGGCACGCGGGCGAGGTGGCCGAGGAGGCCTACTTCCACCACGAGTTGGGTGTGCTCGCGCTGTGCGCCGGCAACCTGGACCGGGCCCGCGCCGAGCTGGAGGCGTCCATCGCCATGCGCGGTGCGCTCGCCGACAAGCGCGGCACGGTCGCCGGCCGGCGCGCCCTGGCGCTGGTCGCGGACCGGGAGCGCGGGGCGCTGCCGGGCGGCCGGACGGCGTCGGGCGAGGAGGTGCCCGCGGCGCGGTACGAGGAGTCGGCGTCCCCGCCCGGTGGTGTACCGGCGGGCGTGCCGCTCCAGAAGGCCGCGGGCCTGCCGGGGATCGGCGGCGGGGCGGCCGAGACGCTCGTCGCCCACCAGGAGCCGCCCGCCCCGGAGGCCCGGCCCGCGGCGCGGCGCACCATCCTGTCCGGCGCCCGGCGCAACCTGGTCGCCGCGGGCGCGGGCGCCGTACTCGCGGCGGTCCTGGGCACGATGGTGACCCTGGGAGCGACCTCCGGCGGCGGCGAGAACGGCAAGGACGGCACGGGCCGGGTCACGTCCGACCAGCCGGCCGGCGGGGACAGCGGGAGCGGTGGCGCCGACGCGGACGAGCCCGGGCAGGGCTCCACGCGGGACCCGGGCGACGGGGGTGGCGACAGCGGCGGCACGGGCGGCTCCGGTCCGGGTTCCGGCACCTCCGGCGCGCCCGGTTCGGCCGATCCCGGCGAGACGGGCACGGGCACCCCGTCCACCCCCTCGGGCGACCCCTCCGCCGCCACGGGCGGGACGACCACGGGCGGCGGTTCCCCGACCACGACGGGCGGCAGCTCGTCGCCGGCCACGGGCGGCAGCGGCTCGCCGACCACGGGCGGCAGTTCGTCCCCCACGACGGGCGGCAGCTCGTCCCCGACCACGGGTGGCAGCAGCTCGCCGACCACGGGCGGCAGCTCGTCGCCCACGACGGGCGGCAGCTCGTCGCCGACCACGGGCGGCACGGACCCGACGGGCGGTTCGACCACCGGTGACCCGAGCGGCGGGTCCACCACGGGCGACCCCACGGGCGGTTCGACCACGGGCGACACCACCGGTGGCTCCACCACGGGTGATCCCACGGGCGGCGGCGCCGGGGGCGGCACGAGCAGCGGCGGCACCGAGACCGGCGGGGCCGGCGGGGCCACCCAGAGCGCACCCGCCACGAGCAGCGGCCCGTCGCCGAGCGGGACGGACGCCTGA
- a CDS encoding STAS domain-containing protein: MHIRGDHAELVVGGRLDVRSAADARTVLHSAVDDGAGDLVLDLTGLDSWDATGLGVIMGAHRRAGRCGRRLVLRGVPPQMQRLLVATRLHRILAIEGGIAAETLPRV; the protein is encoded by the coding sequence ATGCACATCAGGGGCGACCACGCCGAGCTGGTCGTCGGGGGCCGCCTCGACGTCCGCAGCGCGGCGGACGCCCGTACGGTCCTGCACTCGGCCGTCGACGACGGAGCCGGCGACCTGGTGCTCGACCTGACCGGCCTCGACTCCTGGGACGCCACGGGCCTCGGGGTCATCATGGGCGCCCACCGGCGAGCGGGCCGCTGCGGCCGCCGGCTGGTGCTGCGGGGCGTACCGCCCCAGATGCAGCGCCTGCTGGTGGCCACCCGGCTGCACCGCATCCTCGCCATCGAGGGCGGCATCGCCGCCGAAACGTTGCCCCGGGTGTAA
- a CDS encoding 3-hydroxyacyl-CoA dehydrogenase family protein — protein sequence MARKLAVIGAGLMGSGIAQVSAQAGWEVVLRDVTDAALTRGTDGIKASYDRFVAKGKLEAADAEAALARITTTTDMEAVADADVVVEAVFEKLEVKHEIFRTLDKLVRDDAVLASNTSAIPITKIAAVTERPERVVGTHFFSPVPMMQLCELVRGYKTSDETLATAREFAESVGKTCIVVNRDVAGFVTTRLISALVVEAAKLYESGVASAEDIDIACKLGFGHAMGPLATADLTGVDILLHATGNIYTESQDEKFAPPELMRRMVDAGDIGRKSGQGFYKH from the coding sequence GTGGCCAGGAAGCTCGCCGTCATCGGGGCCGGACTCATGGGGTCCGGCATCGCGCAGGTCTCCGCCCAGGCGGGCTGGGAGGTCGTGCTGCGCGACGTCACCGACGCCGCCCTGACCCGCGGCACCGACGGCATCAAGGCCTCGTACGACAGGTTCGTCGCCAAGGGCAAGCTCGAAGCCGCGGACGCCGAGGCCGCCTTGGCCCGCATCACCACGACCACCGACATGGAGGCCGTCGCCGACGCCGACGTCGTGGTCGAGGCCGTCTTCGAGAAGCTCGAGGTCAAGCACGAGATCTTCCGTACGCTCGACAAGCTCGTACGCGACGACGCCGTCCTCGCCTCCAACACCTCCGCCATCCCGATCACCAAGATCGCCGCCGTGACGGAGCGCCCGGAGCGCGTGGTGGGCACCCACTTCTTCTCGCCCGTGCCGATGATGCAGCTGTGCGAGCTGGTACGCGGCTACAAGACCAGCGACGAAACCCTCGCCACCGCCCGCGAGTTCGCCGAGTCGGTCGGCAAGACCTGCATCGTCGTCAACCGCGACGTCGCCGGCTTCGTGACGACCCGTCTCATCAGCGCCCTGGTCGTCGAGGCCGCGAAGCTGTACGAATCGGGCGTCGCCTCCGCCGAGGACATCGACATCGCCTGCAAGCTGGGCTTCGGCCACGCCATGGGCCCGCTCGCGACCGCCGACCTCACCGGCGTGGACATCCTGCTCCACGCCACCGGCAACATCTACACCGAGTCCCAGGACGAGAAGTTCGCACCGCCGGAGCTGATGCGCCGGATGGTGGACGCGGGTGACATCGGTCGCAAGAGCGGGCAGGGCTTCTACAAGCACTGA
- a CDS encoding TetR/AcrR family transcriptional regulator — protein sequence MTEGLRERKKRQTRQHISDVATGLFLERGFDAVTIAEIAKAADVSVNTVYNYFPAKEDLFLDRVEDVIDRLSRYVRGRRSGESAAAAVLRELRAAVVGQSPAIGLFAGWADFMRVITDAHALRSRLWAIQHEVLADLTTTLAQETGATDGDPMPTLVAGQLSWIHGTLMGWIGTEMVKRRDVAEVAREALGLLDEMEELMGRKVLEYAVRPAE from the coding sequence GTGACCGAAGGCCTGAGGGAGCGCAAGAAGCGGCAGACCAGGCAGCACATCTCCGACGTGGCCACGGGGCTGTTCCTGGAGCGCGGGTTCGACGCCGTGACGATCGCGGAGATCGCCAAGGCGGCCGACGTCTCCGTCAACACGGTGTACAACTACTTCCCCGCCAAGGAGGACCTCTTCCTCGACCGCGTCGAGGACGTCATCGACCGGCTCTCCCGGTATGTACGCGGCCGCCGGTCCGGTGAATCCGCCGCCGCCGCGGTCCTGCGTGAACTGCGTGCGGCCGTCGTGGGCCAGTCGCCCGCGATCGGCCTCTTCGCCGGCTGGGCCGACTTCATGCGGGTCATCACCGACGCCCACGCGCTGCGCTCCCGCCTCTGGGCGATCCAGCACGAGGTCCTCGCGGACCTCACCACCACGCTCGCGCAGGAGACCGGCGCCACGGACGGCGACCCGATGCCCACCCTCGTCGCCGGGCAGCTCTCCTGGATCCACGGCACGCTCATGGGCTGGATCGGCACCGAGATGGTCAAGCGGCGGGACGTCGCCGAGGTCGCCCGCGAAGCGCTCGGTCTGCTCGACGAGATGGAGGAGCTGATGGGGCGCAAGGTGCTGGAGTACGCCGTGAGGCCGGCCGAGTGA
- a CDS encoding ABC transporter ATP-binding protein encodes MPIIETAGLAHTFRTRGGPVEAVRGIDLAVEAGEILGFLGPNGAGKTTTLRMLTTLLPPTGGTATVAGCDLAADPVGVRQRIGYVAQSGGVDFSISVREELVTQGRFYRLSKAEAAARADELARELDLHALLDRPCAALSGGQRRRLDIAMGLTHRPEILFLDEPTTGLDPGSRADLWQLVRRLRDTHGMTVFLTTHYLDEADELSDRLVVVDKGAVVAEGTPTALKERYAGSAAASLQDTFLAITGRGPAPVDAAPVAI; translated from the coding sequence ATGCCCATCATCGAAACGGCCGGACTGGCCCACACCTTCCGCACCCGCGGCGGCCCCGTCGAAGCCGTCCGCGGCATCGACCTGGCCGTCGAAGCGGGCGAGATCCTCGGCTTCCTCGGCCCCAACGGAGCGGGCAAGACCACCACCCTGCGCATGCTCACCACCCTCCTCCCGCCGACCGGCGGCACCGCCACCGTAGCGGGCTGCGACCTGGCCGCCGACCCTGTAGGCGTCCGGCAGCGCATCGGATACGTCGCCCAGTCCGGCGGCGTCGACTTCAGCATCTCCGTACGCGAGGAACTGGTCACCCAGGGCCGCTTCTACCGCCTGTCCAAGGCCGAAGCGGCCGCCCGGGCCGACGAGCTGGCCCGCGAACTCGACCTCCACGCCCTGCTGGACCGCCCCTGTGCGGCGCTCTCCGGCGGCCAGCGGCGACGCCTGGACATCGCCATGGGACTCACGCACCGCCCCGAGATCCTCTTCCTCGACGAACCCACCACCGGCCTGGACCCCGGCAGCCGCGCCGACCTGTGGCAGCTGGTGCGCCGGCTGCGCGACACCCACGGCATGACCGTCTTCCTCACCACCCACTACCTCGACGAGGCCGACGAACTGTCGGACCGGCTCGTGGTCGTCGACAAGGGCGCGGTCGTCGCCGAAGGCACCCCGACCGCGCTCAAGGAGCGGTACGCCGGATCGGCCGCCGCGTCCCTCCAGGACACCTTCCTCGCCATCACCGGACGCGGACCCGCGCCCGTCGACGCGGCCCCCGTGGCCATCTAG
- a CDS encoding ABC transporter permease, whose protein sequence is MLFHDTALVFGRYARQTVRSKLQWLFGLLMPLLYLVFFGPLLTDLPLGAEGDSWQILVPGLLLQLGLFSASFAGFGIIIENEMGVVERMRVTPVSRLALLLGRVLRDTAVFIVQAVLLVLAAVVMGLRAPLAGILIGFAFAAALTVAMASLSYAIALKISKPQEFGPVINAVSMPAMLLSGLMLPMALAPFWLDVLSHLMPFRYMVDAVRAAYVGEYAGPTMLYGVLVSAGFAALAVTVGTRVFRRAGA, encoded by the coding sequence GTGCTGTTCCACGACACCGCGCTGGTCTTCGGGCGGTACGCCCGCCAGACCGTCCGCTCCAAGCTGCAGTGGCTCTTCGGCCTCCTGATGCCCCTGCTCTACCTGGTGTTCTTCGGCCCGCTGCTGACCGACCTACCGCTCGGCGCCGAAGGCGACTCCTGGCAGATCCTCGTTCCCGGCCTCCTCCTCCAGCTCGGTCTCTTCAGCGCGTCGTTCGCCGGATTCGGGATCATCATCGAGAACGAGATGGGGGTCGTCGAGCGGATGCGCGTCACCCCCGTCAGCCGGCTCGCGCTGCTGCTCGGCCGGGTCCTGCGCGACACCGCGGTCTTCATCGTCCAGGCCGTGCTGCTCGTGCTCGCCGCCGTGGTCATGGGGCTGCGCGCCCCGCTGGCCGGCATTCTGATCGGTTTCGCGTTCGCCGCCGCCCTCACGGTCGCGATGGCGTCCCTGTCCTACGCGATAGCCCTGAAGATCTCCAAGCCGCAGGAGTTCGGGCCGGTCATCAACGCCGTGAGCATGCCGGCGATGCTCCTGTCCGGCCTTATGCTGCCCATGGCCCTGGCGCCGTTCTGGCTCGACGTGCTGTCGCACCTCATGCCCTTCCGCTACATGGTCGACGCGGTGCGCGCGGCGTACGTGGGCGAGTACGCCGGCCCCACGATGCTGTACGGAGTGCTCGTCTCCGCCGGTTTCGCCGCACTGGCCGTGACGGTGGGCACACGAGTGTTCCGGAGGGCCGGGGCGTAA
- a CDS encoding cob(I)yrinic acid a,c-diamide adenosyltransferase, whose product MVNLTRIYTRTGDKGTTALGDMSRTAKTDLRIAAYADANEANAVIGTAIALGDLHPEVVKVLVRVQNDLFDVGADLSTPVVEDPKYPPLRVEQGYVDKLEADCDRFLEELEKLRSFILPGGTPGAALLHQACTVVRRAERSTWAALEVHGETMNALTATYLNRLSDLLFILARTANKEVGDILWVPGGER is encoded by the coding sequence ATGGTCAACCTGACGCGCATCTACACCCGCACCGGCGACAAAGGCACGACGGCACTCGGCGACATGAGCCGCACGGCCAAGACGGACCTGCGGATCGCGGCGTACGCCGACGCCAACGAGGCCAACGCGGTCATCGGCACCGCGATCGCGCTGGGCGACCTCCACCCGGAGGTCGTCAAGGTCCTCGTCCGCGTCCAGAACGACCTGTTCGACGTGGGCGCGGACCTGTCGACGCCGGTGGTCGAGGACCCGAAGTACCCGCCGCTGCGGGTGGAGCAGGGTTACGTCGACAAGCTGGAGGCGGACTGCGACAGGTTCCTGGAGGAGCTGGAGAAGCTCCGCTCCTTCATCCTCCCGGGCGGCACCCCGGGCGCGGCCCTGCTGCACCAGGCGTGCACGGTCGTCCGGCGCGCCGAGCGCTCGACGTGGGCGGCGCTGGAAGTGCACGGCGAGACGATGAACGCCCTCACGGCGACGTACCTCAACCGGCTGTCCGACCTGCTCTTCATCCTGGCCCGCACGGCCAACAAGGAAGTCGGCGACATCCTGTGGGTCCCGGGCGGCGAACGCTGA